Proteins co-encoded in one Acidobacteriota bacterium genomic window:
- a CDS encoding polymer-forming cytoskeletal protein, with the protein MWNKKEVDDKKVQEAPFRDPSLSTTISKSPGRLGYIGQSIIIRGELSGNEDLTVDGNVEGKIDLKDHHLTIGGSGKVTAEIFAKSVTITGEVSGNVRADDRVEITNTGRVNGDIIAPRVSIADGAHFKGSVDMDGEGRWENLESNRTAE; encoded by the coding sequence ATGTGGAACAAGAAAGAAGTTGATGATAAGAAGGTACAGGAGGCCCCATTCAGGGATCCATCACTCTCCACAACAATATCTAAGTCTCCAGGGCGGCTCGGTTACATCGGTCAATCCATAATCATCAGGGGAGAACTCTCCGGCAATGAAGACCTCACCGTGGATGGAAATGTTGAGGGGAAGATCGATCTCAAGGATCATCATCTGACAATCGGAGGATCCGGGAAAGTCACGGCTGAAATCTTTGCCAAGAGTGTGACCATCACAGGGGAAGTCTCAGGCAACGTCAGAGCCGATGACAGAGTAGAGATCACAAACACTGGACGGGTTAATGGAGACATCATCGCTCCCAGAGTGAGCATCGCCGATGGGGCACATTTCAAAGGTTCGGTGGACATGGATGGAGAGGGGCGATGGGAGAACCTGGAATCGAACAGGACGGCAGAGTAG
- a CDS encoding class I SAM-dependent methyltransferase: MRASRNLPEQLWIENKSTGLSLFLARILKALKPVVLDAGLLSGPNIQFLSSLGCKVYADDILESTFTGALDYDQELFDGIMLWEAMDRIDHSQAERFLEEIERILKAGGVAFMITSSQNKIKPEGARKFRIRQKNVFEHSSCSEMLIKKHYYTNRDLMKLFERFKILCFNLLKTGEREIVIEKTK; encoded by the coding sequence ATGCGTGCCTCAAGAAATCTACCAGAACAACTCTGGATCGAGAACAAGAGCACCGGTTTGAGCCTTTTCCTGGCAAGAATCCTCAAGGCATTAAAGCCGGTTGTTCTTGATGCCGGCCTGCTGAGCGGTCCAAACATTCAGTTCTTAAGCTCCCTTGGCTGCAAGGTCTATGCGGATGATATCCTGGAATCAACCTTCACAGGTGCACTCGATTATGATCAGGAGCTGTTCGATGGCATAATGCTCTGGGAGGCAATGGACAGGATCGATCATTCACAGGCCGAGAGATTTTTGGAAGAGATTGAGAGGATACTGAAAGCAGGAGGAGTGGCGTTCATGATAACATCATCGCAAAATAAGATTAAGCCAGAAGGAGCACGGAAGTTCAGGATCAGGCAGAAAAACGTTTTCGAGCATTCTTCATGCAGCGAAATGCTTATCAAGAAGCATTACTACACGAACAGGGATCTCATGAAGCTTTTTGAGAGATTCAAGATTCTCTGCTTCAATCTCCTGAAGACCGGGGAAAGAGAGATAGTCATCGAAAAAACAAAATAG